One region of Salvelinus sp. IW2-2015 linkage group LG1, ASM291031v2, whole genome shotgun sequence genomic DNA includes:
- the cfap52 gene encoding LOW QUALITY PROTEIN: cilia- and flagella-associated protein 52 (The sequence of the model RefSeq protein was modified relative to this genomic sequence to represent the inferred CDS: inserted 1 base in 1 codon; deleted 1 base in 1 codon): protein MAGDAQDIPRLELEAVIGFNGHVFSGLRVHPDREHLIYPLGCTVILKSLKDGKQEFLHGHTNNVSCVTVSKSGCYIASGQVTFMGFKADLIIWDYEKRAIHARLQLHKAKVEGLAFSPNDKYLVSLGGQDDGSIVVWNLESKEAICGSPASAHSAGHCLTIEYTNHSDTIFISAGNGTMRVWELDLPNRKIRPTECQTGQLKRIVKCIEIPDDDLFFYCGTTSGDILKVNLKTRLLNSCGPRKQKFSKGVNTLKVLKSGDILVGSGDGMFTLCSGPNFKTIKKVQLEGGVTSIAVRGEGHQFFAGTEAAQIYRFGYTDFKEELIATSHNSAVQDVAFPFDVSESLPGHVGAVCHVSQDDIRVWHAETXKELLRISVPNMTCNALDFMIDGHSIISAWNDGRRRVLRPETGRAMLVIQNAHSMGVTAIAGTRDCKRIISGGGEGQVRVWEILQGCHRLIETMKEHKATVTSIKIKSNDKECVTASSDGACIIWDLVRFVRNQMVLANTLFRSVCYHPEEYQIITSGTDRKIGYWEVYDGSAIRELEGSLSGAINGMHISQDGQHLVTGGDEKLVKVWDYSEGEVTHVGVGHSGSITSVTISSNNRSMVSTSADGAVLRWRYPHPSSP from the exons ATGGCTGGAGATGCGCAAGATATTCCACGGCTTGAGCTGGAGGCTGTGATTGGGTTCAATG GACATGTATTTTCTGGCCTCAGAGTGCACCCAGACAGAGAACACTTAATCtatcctcttggttgcactgttATTTTGAAGAGCCTGAAAGATGGCAAACAGGAGTTCCTCCATGGACACACCAACAACGTCTCCTGTGTCACTGTGTCCAAAAGCGGATGCTACATCGCTTCTGGACAGGTCACCTTCATGGGCTTCAAG GCTGATCTGATCATCTGGGATTATGAGAAGAGAGCGATCCACGCCAGACTACAGCTCCACAAAGCGAAGGTGGAGGGACTTGCCTTCTCCCCCAATGACAAGTACCTTGTCTCCCTGGGTGGACAGGATGATGGAAG CATTGTGGTGTGGAACCTTGAGAGCAAAGAAGCGATCTGTGGGAGCCCGGCCTCTGCCCACAGTGCGGGCCACTGCCTCACCATCGAGTACACCAACCACAGCGACACCATCTTCATCTCCGCCGGCAA TGGTACGATGCGTGTTTGGGAGCTAGACCTTCCAAATAGGAAGATCCGGCCTACGGAATGCCAGACAGGACAACTGAAGAGGATTGTCAAATGCATTGAG ATCCCAGACGACGACCTTTTCTTTTACTGCGGAACCACCAGTGGTGACATCCTGAAGGTCAACCTGAAGACCCGCCTCCTCAACAGCTGTGGGCCACGAAAACAGAAATTCAGCAAG GGTGTCAACACACTGAAGGTGCTGAAGTCTGGGGACATCCTGGTGGGCTCTGGGGATGGCATGTTCACTTTGTGCTCGGGACCTAACTTCAAAACCATTAA GAAGGTTCAGCTGGAGGGGGGAGTGACGTCCATCGCTGTGAGAGGCGAGGGCCACCAGTTCTTTGCAGGAACGGAGGCGGCTCAGATCTACCGTTTTGGCTACACAGACTTCAAAGAGGAGCTGATCGCCACCAGTCACAACAGTGCAGTCCAAGACGTGGCCTTCCCTTT CGATGTTTCTGAATCTCTCCCAGGGCACGTCGGAGCTGTTTGCCACGTTTCCCAGGATGACATCAGAGTGTGGCACGCCGAGA CCAAGGAGCTGCTGCGGATCTCCGTCCCCAACATGACCTGCAACGCCCTGGACTTCATGATCGACGGACACAGCATCATCAGCG CCTGGAACGATGGAAGACGTCGTGTTTTG CGCCCAGAGACTGGCAGAGCCATGCTGGTCATCCAAAATGCCCACAGCATGGGCGTGACTGCCATCGCTGGCACCAGAGACTGCAAGAGGATCattagtggaggaggagagggaca AGTGCGTGTGTGGGAGATCCTGCAGGGCTGTCACCGGCTCATTGAGACCATGAAGGAGCACAAAGCCACCGTCACCAGCATCAAGATCAAGAGCAACGACAAGGAGTGTGTCACCGCCAGCTCGGATGGGGCCTGCATCATCTGGGACTTGGT GCGTTTTGTGAGGAATCAGATGGTCCTGGCCAACACTCTGTTCAGAAGTGTGTGTTACCACCCGGAGGAGTACCAGATCATCACCAGTGGCACCGACAGAAAG ATTGGTTACTGGGAGGTGTATGACGGCTCCGCCATCAGAGAACTGGAGGGCTCCCTGTCAGGAGCCATCAATGGCATGCACATCTCACAGGACGGACAGCACCTTGTCACTG GTGGAGATGAGAAGCTGGTGAAGGTGTGGGACTACTCGGAGGGCGAGGTGACCCACGTGGGCGTCGGCCACAGCGGCAGCATCACCAGCGTCACGATCTCCTCCAACAACAGGAGCATGGTGAGCACCAGTGCCGACGGGGCCGTGCTCCGGTGGAGGtacccccatccctcctctccctag